One window of the Crassaminicella thermophila genome contains the following:
- a CDS encoding CotS family spore coat protein, with the protein MKKGNNTELKELAKSVLKNYNIIPDDLNIIQNNGLKTLWKVTHNQQNKCLKRLKHEKDKALFTVNAQIYIWNKGGKVPKVYLNDKKEPITEYNGQLFVLYEWIDGKDLYFNKSKDLSIALEGLAKFHVASKGYKAPLGAKISSKLGRWPSQYESMKNRMLKWKEQAKQNPKNKAYSAYLKSIDTIIAIADKALNDLKKSPYNTLTDIALEESSLCHQDYGKGNVLLLGNDAYVIDLDGLTYDLVIRDLRKIIGKRIEKGGKWDKGVIETIIKYYEKGNKLTEDEREILKIDLLFPHWFFAKVKNIFKKNKTLNPYEILKIAQLEKSKEIVLKDLF; encoded by the coding sequence GTGAAGAAAGGAAATAATACAGAGTTAAAAGAATTGGCAAAATCAGTACTAAAAAATTATAATATCATTCCAGATGATTTGAATATTATTCAAAATAATGGATTAAAGACATTATGGAAGGTTACACATAATCAACAAAATAAGTGCTTAAAGAGATTAAAACATGAAAAAGATAAAGCTTTGTTTACAGTAAATGCTCAAATATATATTTGGAATAAAGGAGGAAAAGTTCCAAAGGTTTATTTAAATGATAAAAAAGAACCTATTACAGAGTATAATGGACAATTATTTGTATTGTATGAATGGATAGATGGGAAAGATTTATATTTTAACAAAAGTAAAGATTTGAGTATTGCATTAGAAGGTTTAGCCAAATTTCATGTAGCTTCTAAAGGGTATAAAGCACCATTAGGTGCTAAGATTTCATCAAAGCTAGGAAGATGGCCTAGTCAATATGAATCTATGAAAAATAGAATGCTAAAATGGAAGGAGCAGGCTAAACAAAATCCTAAAAATAAAGCTTATTCGGCTTATTTAAAATCAATTGATACTATTATAGCTATTGCAGATAAAGCATTGAATGATCTAAAGAAATCTCCTTATAATACTTTAACAGATATAGCTTTAGAAGAATCTTCGTTATGCCATCAGGATTATGGAAAGGGAAATGTATTGCTTTTAGGAAATGATGCATATGTAATAGATCTAGATGGATTAACTTATGATTTGGTTATTAGGGATTTAAGAAAGATTATAGGAAAGCGTATTGAAAAGGGTGGAAAATGGGATAAAGGTGTTATAGAAACTATCATAAAATATTATGAAAAGGGAAATAAATTGACAGAAGATGAGAGAGAAATTTTAAAGATTGATTTACTATTTCCCCATTGGTTTTTTGCAAAAGTAAAAAATATTTTCAAAAAGAATAAAACACTCAATCCTTATGAAATATTAAAAATTGCACAATTAGAGAAAAGTAAAGAGATTGTTTTAAAAGATCTATTTTAA
- a CDS encoding UPF0182 family membrane protein translates to MRKGKVVLVGLVMAIFFVLTSFTSIINFITDYQWFKEIGYNEVFLTKIITQFKIGVPLFIILTLLLYLYLLSIKKNYNKKIHTVYIGISEKRINQMALGIATFVSFLGTLAVCGNLWFEILKFFNMTKFNIKDPIFNHDISFYMLRLPLLEKIYYLLMTFIVFLVIITVVFYMIMMSTRRPTLFDVNQEMGEARGRRFNSDNGRQLLHIALGQLTFLGVIFFIVLGLGYILKTYDLLYSPRGVAYGASFTDIHITLWDYRVKIIISIISAVLLVIGAKSRKMKLALSGPVIMILLSIVGNMIALGVQNFIVAPDEISKERKYLKYNIKYTKMAYGLDKIEEKNFRADQTITRGDLEENKETIKNIRINDYRPTKQFYNQRQGIRLYYQFHDVDIDRYNIDGQLTQVFLSGREIDERKISEQWINQHLKYTHGYGVALSPVNAITSEGQPELLIKNIPPKSLIKDITIDRPQIYFGELTNNYVITNTKEKEFDYPSGDQNAETFYEGSAGIHLGGLNKLLYAIKEGSLKILVSGNITKDSKILIYRNIKERAQKIAPFIYYDEDPYLVIDDGKLYWILDGYTVSSNYPYAKPYANGRTNYIRNSVKVVIDAYNGDTTYYVSDEKDPIIQTMIKIFPQLFTDMDKMPEGIKKHIRYPQTLFDIQANVYKVYHMTDTDVFYQKEDLWDIANEIYEREKQVMESNYFIMKLPGEKKEEFLLSIPYTPKNKPNMTALLMARNDGENYGKLIIYKMPKQKNVYGPMQIESKIDQDTTISKEFSLWGQKGSTYIRGNLLTIPIGNSLLYIEPIYLKADNENSLPEVKRVVVAYGDKIAYEETLDKALSKLFGEEQKPDITIPKEDTLNISQLILKANQVFYQAQEAQRKGNWADYGKYIDELKVLLERLKNIE, encoded by the coding sequence TTGAGAAAAGGAAAGGTTGTTTTAGTTGGCTTAGTTATGGCCATATTTTTTGTATTAACTTCCTTTACAAGTATTATTAATTTTATAACAGATTATCAATGGTTTAAAGAAATTGGGTATAATGAAGTTTTTTTAACAAAAATTATAACCCAGTTTAAAATAGGGGTACCACTTTTTATTATATTGACTTTACTGTTGTATCTTTATTTACTATCTATTAAGAAAAATTATAATAAAAAAATACATACAGTATATATTGGTATAAGTGAAAAAAGAATTAATCAAATGGCTTTAGGAATTGCTACTTTTGTATCGTTTCTAGGGACTTTAGCAGTTTGTGGAAATCTCTGGTTTGAAATATTAAAATTCTTTAATATGACTAAATTTAATATTAAAGATCCGATATTTAATCATGATATATCATTTTATATGCTTAGGTTACCTTTATTAGAAAAAATTTATTATTTGCTTATGACCTTTATTGTGTTTTTAGTAATTATTACAGTCGTTTTTTATATGATTATGATGAGTACAAGAAGACCTACATTATTTGATGTCAATCAAGAGATGGGAGAGGCTAGAGGAAGAAGGTTTAATAGTGATAATGGAAGACAATTATTACATATTGCACTAGGGCAGCTAACTTTTTTAGGTGTAATATTTTTTATAGTCTTGGGATTAGGATATATACTAAAAACTTATGATTTACTTTATTCACCTAGGGGTGTAGCATATGGTGCGAGCTTTACAGATATACATATAACCTTGTGGGATTATCGAGTAAAGATTATTATATCTATTATTTCTGCTGTTTTGCTTGTAATAGGAGCAAAATCAAGGAAAATGAAGTTAGCTTTATCAGGACCAGTAATTATGATTTTACTAAGCATTGTAGGAAATATGATTGCTTTAGGTGTACAAAATTTTATTGTAGCACCTGATGAAATTTCAAAAGAAAGAAAGTATTTAAAATATAATATAAAATATACGAAGATGGCTTATGGACTAGATAAAATAGAAGAAAAAAATTTTCGAGCAGATCAGACTATAACAAGAGGAGATTTAGAGGAAAATAAGGAAACCATAAAAAACATACGCATTAATGATTATCGGCCTACAAAGCAGTTTTATAATCAAAGACAAGGGATTCGACTGTATTATCAATTCCATGACGTAGATATTGATCGATATAATATTGATGGTCAATTGACACAAGTATTTTTATCTGGTAGAGAGATTGATGAAAGAAAAATAAGTGAACAATGGATTAATCAGCATTTAAAATATACCCATGGATATGGTGTTGCATTATCTCCTGTAAATGCGATTACTAGTGAAGGGCAGCCAGAGTTACTTATAAAAAATATTCCACCAAAGTCACTGATAAAAGATATCACCATTGATCGTCCACAGATTTATTTTGGAGAATTAACAAATAACTATGTAATCACCAATACAAAAGAAAAAGAATTTGATTATCCAAGTGGAGATCAGAATGCAGAAACTTTCTATGAAGGAAGTGCTGGAATACATCTAGGAGGACTTAACAAGCTTTTATATGCAATAAAAGAAGGGAGTTTAAAAATATTAGTATCTGGAAACATAACTAAAGACAGCAAGATTTTAATATATAGAAATATTAAAGAGAGAGCACAAAAAATTGCACCTTTTATTTATTATGATGAAGATCCTTATCTTGTAATAGATGACGGAAAGTTATATTGGATTTTAGATGGCTATACGGTTAGTAGTAATTATCCTTATGCAAAACCCTATGCAAATGGACGTACAAATTATATTAGAAATTCTGTAAAGGTAGTGATTGATGCTTATAATGGAGATACTACTTACTATGTATCAGATGAAAAAGACCCTATTATTCAGACAATGATAAAAATTTTCCCTCAATTGTTTACGGATATGGATAAAATGCCTGAAGGAATAAAAAAGCATATAAGATACCCACAAACATTATTTGATATACAAGCAAATGTATATAAAGTGTATCATATGACAGATACAGATGTATTTTATCAAAAGGAAGATTTATGGGATATTGCTAATGAGATTTATGAAAGAGAAAAGCAAGTTATGGAATCTAATTATTTCATCATGAAATTGCCAGGTGAGAAGAAGGAGGAATTCTTACTTTCTATTCCTTATACACCAAAAAATAAGCCTAATATGACAGCACTTCTTATGGCAAGAAATGATGGAGAAAATTATGGAAAACTCATTATTTATAAGATGCCAAAGCAAAAAAATGTTTATGGTCCAATGCAGATAGAATCTAAAATAGACCAAGATACTACAATTTCAAAGGAGTTCTCATTATGGGGGCAAAAGGGATCTACCTATATTAGAGGAAATCTATTGACTATACCTATTGGAAATTCACTGCTATATATTGAACCAATTTATTTAAAAGCGGATAATGAAAATAGTTTGCCAGAAGTAAAAAGGGTTGTTGTGGCTTATGGTGATAAAATTGCTTATGAAGAAACCTTAGATAAAGCTTTATCTAAGTTGTTTGGAGAAGAGCAAAAACCAGATATTACTATTCCAAAAGAGGATACATTAAATATAAGCCAATTGATTCTAAAAGCAAATCAAGTATTTTATCAAGCACAAGAAGCACAAAGAAAAGGAAATTGGGCAGATTATGGAAAATATATTGATGAATTAAAAGTATTATTAGAAAGATTAAAAAATATAGAATAA
- the cotE gene encoding outer spore coat protein CotE has product MKNKSYKDNYKSTMRTIITNAVCGRAIHPCQTTVYISSEDNVEPDRILGCAVTNAEINGSKFEEFSDDNINIRINGEFEVHVWYEANGDTNVSKSYSKFSEVIPVESLEGEKYYQQDYFNKRIIAWINKNPVSQGAMIVNKSGLPTIAIQVAYELGVEVMGEAKINILSYSLDEKEKDIIFDSLLEDDHDDDDVD; this is encoded by the coding sequence ATGAAAAATAAAAGTTATAAGGATAATTATAAGAGCACCATGAGAACAATTATTACAAATGCAGTTTGTGGAAGAGCCATACATCCATGTCAAACTACTGTATATATAAGCTCTGAAGATAATGTAGAACCTGATCGTATTTTAGGCTGTGCAGTAACAAATGCTGAAATAAACGGAAGTAAATTCGAAGAATTTTCAGATGACAATATCAATATCAGAATCAATGGAGAATTTGAAGTACATGTATGGTATGAAGCAAATGGAGATACAAATGTATCTAAAAGCTATTCAAAATTCTCTGAGGTAATACCGGTTGAAAGCTTAGAAGGAGAAAAATATTACCAACAAGATTATTTCAACAAGCGTATCATTGCATGGATAAACAAAAATCCAGTATCTCAAGGCGCAATGATTGTAAACAAGTCTGGGCTTCCTACAATTGCTATTCAAGTAGCTTATGAATTAGGCGTAGAAGTTATGGGAGAAGCAAAAATAAATATTTTATCATATTCTTTAGACGAGAAAGAAAAAGACATTATATTTGATTCATTATTAGAAGATGATCATGATGATGATGATGTAGATTAA
- a CDS encoding CotS family spore coat protein, with product MDNSIMKEIKTVLKEYDITVLNIKTESYKGKKGVWWIKTQKDYKILKKQAYSDKTLEFIIAAMEHLVKNGIYIPKIIKTKKGDSYVLLNETPYLLSEAINGKTLNYNSSENIKKIVTELANFHRASVGFVPPKGCKVRTHLGRWIEKYEKEVEKLKNYYDIECKKEIHSAFGEEILKEFPYFYKRMKKAIDGFNKSEYHKWVEEVKKEGCLCHQDFTAGNLIFTDKNEIYVLDLDSITIDIPLRDIRKILNKIMKRKKKWDLTLVRDILKWYHMKNPLKEYQWQVLKPTLTYPHLFSGIMGKYYEKREKTWTEEKYLRRLKEMIQIDKSLDKVIENFNKILPL from the coding sequence ATGGATAATTCTATCATGAAAGAGATAAAAACTGTATTAAAAGAATATGATATAACTGTTTTAAATATAAAAACAGAATCTTACAAAGGGAAAAAAGGTGTGTGGTGGATTAAAACACAAAAGGATTATAAGATTTTAAAAAAACAGGCTTATTCAGATAAGACATTAGAATTTATTATTGCAGCTATGGAACATCTTGTGAAAAATGGAATATATATACCTAAAATTATAAAAACAAAAAAAGGAGATTCATATGTTTTATTAAATGAAACTCCTTATTTACTCAGTGAAGCAATTAATGGAAAAACCTTAAATTATAATAGCTCTGAAAATATAAAAAAAATAGTTACGGAGCTTGCTAATTTTCATAGAGCATCTGTAGGATTTGTTCCACCAAAGGGGTGTAAAGTAAGAACTCATTTGGGAAGATGGATAGAAAAATATGAAAAGGAAGTAGAAAAATTAAAAAATTACTATGATATAGAATGTAAGAAAGAAATTCATTCAGCTTTTGGGGAAGAAATATTAAAAGAATTTCCATACTTTTATAAAAGAATGAAAAAAGCCATAGATGGATTTAATAAGTCAGAATATCATAAATGGGTAGAAGAGGTTAAGAAGGAAGGCTGTTTATGCCATCAAGATTTTACAGCAGGAAATCTTATTTTTACTGATAAAAATGAAATATATGTACTAGATTTAGACTCTATAACTATTGATATACCCCTTCGAGATATTAGGAAAATTTTAAATAAAATCATGAAGAGAAAGAAAAAATGGGATTTGACTTTAGTAAGAGATATTTTGAAATGGTACCATATGAAAAATCCTTTAAAAGAATACCAATGGCAGGTTCTTAAGCCTACGTTGACATATCCTCATCTATTTTCAGGGATTATGGGTAAATATTATGAAAAAAGAGAAAAAACTTGGACAGAGGAAAAATATTTAAGAAGATTAAAAGAAATGATTCAAATTGATAAATCTTTGGATAAAGTTATTGAGAATTTCAATAAAATTCTTCCATTATGA
- a CDS encoding site-2 protease family protein, protein MDVRETLLLIPGIMIGFSFHEYAHAQVAVWLGDDTPKLEGRLSLSPHVHIDPFGFLFILWAGFGWAKPVMINENNFKNPRRDDILVSLAGPVMNLIIALFFLILMKICYNLPIPNNLYTTIMDVFDYTVWINVVLFVFNLLPIPPLDGSHIFFGILGLKEKPFYYEIYTKGRIILPLLIITNLIDKIISPPILNIYHNLVSIFF, encoded by the coding sequence ATGGACGTAAGAGAAACACTTTTATTAATACCTGGAATTATGATAGGATTTTCCTTTCATGAGTATGCACATGCACAAGTAGCTGTTTGGTTAGGGGATGATACCCCAAAGCTTGAAGGTAGACTTTCACTAAGTCCTCATGTTCATATTGATCCATTCGGTTTTCTTTTTATACTTTGGGCTGGATTTGGATGGGCAAAACCTGTTATGATTAATGAAAACAATTTTAAAAATCCAAGAAGAGACGATATACTCGTATCATTAGCAGGTCCTGTTATGAATTTAATCATTGCTTTATTTTTTCTTATATTGATGAAAATATGCTATAACCTACCTATTCCTAATAATCTTTATACAACTATTATGGATGTTTTTGATTATACTGTATGGATAAATGTTGTTTTATTTGTATTTAATTTACTCCCTATTCCACCATTAGATGGTTCTCATATCTTCTTTGGAATACTTGGACTAAAGGAAAAACCTTTTTATTATGAAATTTACACAAAGGGAAGAATTATACTTCCTTTATTAATTATCACCAATTTAATTGATAAAATCATTAGCCCTCCAATACTAAATATTTATCATAATTTAGTAAGTATTTTCTTTTAG
- the serS gene encoding serine--tRNA ligase → MLDIKRIRANLDEVKELIKRRGQGDYGLDQVVQLDEKRRNILQEVEQMKNRQNTVSKEIPKLKKEGKDASSVLAEMKELSSKIKALDEEVKKVEEDIKNLLLGIPNTPHKDVPVGKSDEDNIEVKKWGEPTKFDFDYKAHWDIGTELGILDFETASKITGTRFTVYKGLGARLERAIINFMLDLHTTENGYVEILPPFMVNRDSMTGTGQLPKFEDDMFHIPSKDFFLIPTAEVPVTNLYMNDILDGEKLPIYHTAYTPCFRKEAGSAGRDTRGLIRQHQFNKVELVKFVKPEESYKELESLLLAAEEVLKRLEIPYRVVKLCTGDLGFSSATTYDIEVWMPSYNRYLEISSCSNFEDFQARRANIRFRPEPKGKVEYVHTLNGSGLAVGRTLAAILENYQQEDGSVVIPKELRPYMGGLERITK, encoded by the coding sequence ATGCTAGATATTAAAAGAATAAGAGCGAATTTAGATGAAGTAAAAGAATTAATCAAAAGACGTGGACAGGGAGATTATGGTTTAGATCAGGTTGTCCAATTAGATGAAAAAAGAAGAAATATTTTGCAAGAAGTAGAACAGATGAAAAATAGACAAAATACTGTATCAAAAGAAATTCCAAAGCTTAAAAAAGAAGGAAAAGATGCATCTAGCGTATTAGCTGAGATGAAAGAGTTATCTTCAAAAATTAAAGCTCTTGATGAAGAAGTAAAGAAAGTTGAAGAAGATATAAAAAATTTGCTTTTAGGAATTCCAAATACGCCGCATAAGGATGTGCCTGTTGGTAAGAGTGATGAAGATAATATAGAAGTGAAAAAATGGGGAGAACCTACAAAATTTGATTTTGATTATAAAGCTCATTGGGATATTGGAACAGAATTAGGTATTTTAGATTTTGAAACAGCAAGCAAGATTACAGGAACAAGATTTACTGTATATAAGGGGCTTGGTGCGAGATTAGAAAGAGCAATAATTAATTTTATGCTAGATTTACACACAACAGAAAATGGTTATGTTGAAATACTTCCACCATTTATGGTGAATAGAGATAGTATGACGGGAACAGGGCAGCTTCCTAAATTTGAAGATGATATGTTCCACATTCCAAGTAAGGATTTCTTTTTAATTCCTACAGCAGAAGTTCCTGTAACGAATTTATACATGAATGATATATTAGATGGTGAAAAGCTTCCTATATATCATACTGCTTATACACCATGCTTTAGAAAGGAAGCAGGTTCTGCAGGAAGGGATACAAGAGGATTAATAAGACAACATCAGTTTAATAAAGTGGAATTAGTGAAATTTGTAAAACCTGAAGAATCTTATAAAGAATTAGAATCATTGCTTTTAGCTGCAGAAGAAGTATTAAAAAGATTAGAGATTCCTTATAGAGTTGTAAAGCTTTGTACAGGAGACTTAGGATTTAGTTCAGCTACTACTTATGATATAGAAGTATGGATGCCAAGCTATAATCGATATTTAGAAATATCTTCTTGCAGTAATTTCGAAGATTTTCAAGCGAGACGTGCCAATATTAGATTTAGACCAGAGCCAAAGGGAAAAGTAGAATATGTTCATACATTAAATGGTTCAGGATTAGCTGTAGGCAGAACGTTAGCTGCAATTTTAGAAAACTATCAACAGGAAGATGGTTCTGTTGTTATTCCAAAAGAATTAAGACCATATATGGGTGGATTAGAAAGGATTACAAAATAA